The following proteins are co-located in the Phycisphaerae bacterium genome:
- a CDS encoding DHH family phosphoesterase: MVGLPAAIDRLNRAARIVITTHQRSDGDALGSVAAMQRVLRARGKQATAYLHEQIPERYRFMSDIEPLAVWGPDAPKIVADADLLLVLDTCAAVQLGPMAEAIRAAKLPKLAIDHHLTRDDIVDEAHVDVSAAACTQILTKLFDQAGWPIDASTATHLYVGLATDTGWFRFSNAGSAAYATAARLIHAGVRPNELYERLFLCEFPARARLIGAIMSSFELLCDDRLAVIKLTNAMLKASGANRSMTEDIINEPMRIASVVACAMLVEPEGDDPVRISLRSKRDLDVAALAAKWGGGGHARAAGAKIKGAFNPVCDDVVRALTAEMDAMK, translated from the coding sequence TTGGTTGGTCTGCCCGCGGCCATAGACCGCCTCAACCGCGCTGCGCGCATCGTCATAACAACACATCAGCGGTCCGACGGCGACGCGCTGGGCAGCGTCGCGGCGATGCAGCGCGTCCTCCGCGCCCGGGGCAAGCAAGCGACCGCCTACCTCCACGAGCAAATCCCCGAACGCTATCGATTCATGTCCGACATCGAACCGCTGGCGGTCTGGGGGCCGGACGCGCCAAAGATCGTCGCCGATGCGGACCTGCTCCTCGTGCTGGATACGTGCGCGGCCGTGCAGCTCGGTCCGATGGCCGAGGCGATACGGGCAGCGAAGTTGCCCAAGCTCGCCATCGATCACCACCTCACGCGCGACGACATCGTCGACGAGGCCCATGTCGACGTATCCGCCGCCGCCTGCACGCAGATCCTGACAAAACTCTTCGATCAGGCCGGCTGGCCGATCGACGCCTCGACGGCGACGCATCTTTACGTCGGACTCGCGACCGACACCGGCTGGTTTCGATTCTCGAATGCCGGAAGCGCGGCCTACGCAACGGCGGCGCGGCTCATTCACGCCGGCGTCCGCCCCAACGAACTGTACGAGCGGCTCTTCCTGTGCGAATTTCCCGCGCGAGCCCGGCTCATTGGCGCGATCATGTCGTCCTTCGAGCTGCTCTGCGACGATCGCCTTGCCGTCATCAAACTGACAAACGCCATGCTCAAGGCCAGCGGCGCGAATCGATCGATGACCGAGGACATCATCAACGAGCCGATGCGGATTGCGTCCGTGGTGGCCTGCGCGATGCTCGTCGAGCCGGAAGGAGACGACCCCGTGCGGATCAGCCTGCGCAGCAAGCGCGACCTCGATGTCGCGGCGTTGGCGGCAAAGTGGGGCGGCGGCGGTCACGCCCGGGCGGCGGGGGCAAAGATTAAGGGCGCGT